cttgttTGAAATCTTCTCCATGAAGTATCTGACGGAAAGCTCTCCCAGGGGTTGTCCAAGTGCTGAGGACTctctcagccgctcctcccagcagagctgctccagcctcagatccttcctgtggctcctctggctgcTCCCGCTGTCCCGCCAGCCCAGCCGGTTACCGAGGGAACGCTCCAGTTTCTTGCCCGGTGTCCCGGAGGCAGCGCCCGGCCCCACAGGGACCCAGCGAGGGGCCAGGGCGGGCACAGGAACCGGCAGCAGCAGGTGAGGACGTGCATGGTGGTCCCCTCTGCTCTCCTTCCCTGGGGGGCTGCCCTGCAGTTattgacagaaagaaaaacttgGTGGTCTCTCCCCACCCGCCTCCTGCTTAGCAAGGTTTCAACATCATTCCTGCACACTCCAACACAAGCCCCGGCTCCGGAGGCACGAGGCACCTTCTGAAGTCTCTgggcagaagctcagactcaccTATGTGTCGGAAAGCGCCAGCTTCTTGGCCGGTGGCGGTGACATGGTGCTGCTGGGCTGCGGAGCAGCCCTGCCCgacaagaaggctttcagcttgGCCAGCACCAGGCTGGCAGGAGCCCTGCTGCGAGGGTCCCTTCCCGGTGTCCCAGTGTTCTCCCCGCTGCCCCAGGGCTCCTGGCCGGGGATGGGCTCCGGCAGCCTGGGGGAGGTGGGCAGGGGCTCAGGCTCCCAGCAGCGCTTCCGAGGAACCTGCGCTTTGGCCCCACTGGTGTTACTGGGGCTGCAAAATCCTGGAGCCGCTCTGGGCGCGGGTGGCAGCTGCGAGGAGAGCGGCTTCTTGGGCCTCTGGGCTGTGTCACCGGGAAACGCTGCAGCCGCATGTGTTGCTTTCTGGGCCAGCTTGGGTGACGGTGACCCAGAAGTCAGCTTGGCGTGGCCAGGCAGGCTGGAGGCAGCTTTGGAAATGGGAGCTTCTGAGCTCTTCCCGGGGCTGGGGATCCTGGGGAAAGCAGAGCAGGGCACATGTTAACTGCCAGTGTTTGAGCGACTGCAAAACTCTCGTCAAAGTTGCACACAAGAACCAGGAGCCAGGAGCTCCAAGGAAGTGAGGAGCTCTGGAGGTGCAGCAAAACCACGACAAGGGGCTGGAGCTCTCCCTACCACCCTCCCCTGAACCAGCACGTGCATGTGGGCACTGGGGCTACCTGGGCCAAGCTCCTTCCCACACCCAGGCACGTGGCCCCAGACCTGTCCCACGTGCTGAGcaggggcagaggggctggggacacagggcacgCTCACCTGAGGTAGAACAGCACATACGCCTGCTGCTTAAGGACCACTTTGATGTTACTGGGGCGGACCACGTTGTCATTCATTTGGTACCACTGCCCGTCGCTGGCCTGCGGAGGGAGAGAGAACGGGGTCGGGCTGTGTCCAGGGACGCTCTGGCCTGAGGAGCAGCAGGAACAGAGCCCGTCGGCAGAGCTCcgctccccaaaagccccaggTGGCCCCGGGCAGGTGAGGGGTCTCTGAGAGAGCAGAACTCCACGCTTCCTGTGATGGAGCACAGCCCGTGCCCCCCAGTGCTCCACACCACGCGcgtctgctgagcaccctcctgtcTGTGCATTACACGGACCCTCGAGCACCCGCCAGGCCCCAGCACAGAGAGGTGCCAAGAGAGCGCCCTGGGCTCACCTTCACGTAGCAGTAGTAGTGTCCTGAGTGGCTGCTGTACCCCGAGTGCACCAGCACCGCGTAGAGCCCGTACATGACCGGATCCCCGCTGGTCTGGGACATGTACGGGCGGATGTTCAGGAGCTCAGGGTAGCCCACGTCCTGCGGAGAGAGGATGTCACAGGAGCCGGCACAGCAGATGGCAAGAGCAGCTCAGCTGTCCTACGGGTCCCGCCTCGCGAGGGAGGGGGAACCCgctctccccaggcagagcccacaGTGAGGAAGATGCCGGGATGAGCCAAACTCCCACAGCggcgcacagctggggaagggctgcagggctgcggtAGAGCTCGCACCGCGCACAGAACCACCTCCCACCCTGCTCGGCGCAGCAGGGCCTCAGGACAGGACACAGCCCCGCTCTGGATTGCCGAGCACTCACCTTTGTGATCTTGCCTCCAGTGAAGTCGGCAAAACGCTTCAGAGCAAGCGTGAGAACCTTGGGCGCTCGGTGGATGGTGAAGCGTTTGGTTGCCGACACTTTCTTCTTGCATCTGCACAGGGAGAGCTTGAGCTATTCACGCTGTTCCACCACCCACGTGCTTGTCAGCCCTGGCCAAGCCACAGACCCCACGGAAATGACCCTGCTGAGACCGCTCCAGGGCACCTGCTCACGGCCAGGTCTGCTGGCTCAGGTCCCCGTCACAAGAGGAGCGAGATGAAGAGACAGGCTTCATCGCAGGCTTCACAGCCACATAACTCATGATTTAGAGGTGGAGCAGGTAGAGAAGCCCTCGTGTACTGCAGCTGCCCTCCTGCTTCCCACCAGCACACCCACGGCCCCTtcccgccccagccccgcacGCTCACTTGTCACACAGGTAGGCGTTCTCTCCGCCCAGCAGGTCTGGCTTCACAAACAGCTCCAGTGCCTGCTCTACGTTTGCGGCTTGCTGCCAGGACAGAGGAGAGGTCAGGGCCAGGCAGAGGAGGCAGCGCAACAACAGAAGTTGATTCCCTCTTGCCTGCACCGTGCCCGACACTGGCAGGTTAAACAGCCTCGAGCAGtagcggtgcagctgcaggaacatcccctgcagagcagagctcctCCCCACCTGACCCTGCCCCGGTACCGTGATCTCCACCGGCAGGTCCAGACAGGGGTCAAATGTGTCCGAGACTCCTTTGCACATCAAGCACTTCACTGCAAGAGAAAGAGCAGTgagcacaccctggcacaacacgGCACCACCACCCCCCAGCACAGCGCGGGCAGCTGCCGGCTTCCCCCTCTCCGGGTTTGGGCTCTGGGACGGCAGCACCAGCATTCGCAGTCTGGCAATTCCGCTGCGTGCTGGGACAACAAGTGTTGCTGGACAGCTGGCAGCGTGGGTTCCTTTGCTGGTGGCAAtgagctggggacccacagccaGCAGCTTCGGGACCCACAGATACCAAAAGACTGACCAGATGCAGCTCTGGATAATTTGCACATGCTTAGTGATTTTCCCAAGTTACTGCAAGGCTCTTGGGGAAACAGCAgccctgagagtcacaggcccaggCCCTGACAGCCAGCACTCACCACGGGACCGCAGGTAACCGCCAAAGATCTGGTGGATCAGGGTAGTGGTCTGGGTCTGGCGATCCAACCTAGAGACGGCAGCTCGGATCACACACCGCCCGCCCCAACAGCCACCCTCACGGGCCAACGCTGCGTCCTCGGGATCCAAACCCAGCCCGGTCACAGGATTTGGGGACAGAACcgcagctgtgctggggtggaGGTGTCAGgagaaggcagacagcagcccagaGCTGTGTCACAGAGGGGCAGAGAGCTGGGCCATGTGCCCCAGACCCTGGAGTCAGCACCTCCGTCACGAGCCCAGCCCGGGGGGCACATTCACCCCACAGTTCCCTCCCGTGGGCACAGGGGACCAGCAGACAAGGGCAGTGACGGCCACCAGAGGCCCCACATACTCGGTGCAGTCGGGCAGGCAGGCCTTCTGCATGGCGTCGATGGTGAAACGGAGGAACTCGTGCGCGTCCTCTTGCCTGCCCAAGCGGATGTGCGGGGCGATCTCTGCAGGACAGGGAGGGATCAGCCGCAGCACGCGCTGCAACAGATGCAGGTCCTCCCCCCTCCCTcggggcaggggctgcggggTTTGTGCTCCCTCAGCCCAAACCAGACGTCAGACTGCTGTCAGCTGTGGGGGAAGCCCC
Above is a genomic segment from Patagioenas fasciata isolate bPatFas1 chromosome 7, bPatFas1.hap1, whole genome shotgun sequence containing:
- the LOC136103248 gene encoding ubiquitin carboxyl-terminal hydrolase 36-like, with the translated sequence MAGTAKPRELLNARRDAGEAGALGRLLSASAKKVLKRKIEFQPASHGFSGQPELLRAKYLLLNPRTEPAEHPRGAEEGQPGKQGGVRTPGRHGDGVPAPQKGLFPAERLAMKWQRVQRIGAGLLNLGNTCFLNATLQCLTYTPPLANYLLSKEHSRTCHQSGFCMTCVMQNHVTQALANSGSVIKPASFVRDLKKIAPHIRLGRQEDAHEFLRFTIDAMQKACLPDCTELDRQTQTTTLIHQIFGGYLRSRVKCLMCKGVSDTFDPCLDLPVEITQAANVEQALELFVKPDLLGGENAYLCDKCKKKVSATKRFTIHRAPKVLTLALKRFADFTGGKITKDVGYPELLNIRPYMSQTSGDPVMYGLYAVLVHSGYSSHSGHYYCYVKASDGQWYQMNDNVVRPSNIKVVLKQQAYVLFYLR